From Paenibacillus polymyxa, the proteins below share one genomic window:
- a CDS encoding carbamoyltransferase N-terminal domain-containing protein codes for MLFCGLKLTHDGSVALIEDNKLIFSYEVEKFNNNKRYSEIPDLDFVEEALNLHGYTSADVDRFVIDGWAGLKESRVDTRSHGQELSLSVAPYREVSLSADALQAYSGSGLVIGEKSFDYTSYMHATTHIASTYCASPYAVNKEPSYALVYDGGMYPRFYYFDPANERLENLGPLFMYIGNIYSLFSLHFEPFLRGGQGPRVDDLSVAGKVMAYIAKGRVRSELLEQFELTYARHFSPSMEFNWTFSQEIKRYVDEHHIPHADALASFHQYLEQLLVTSLEASVTKHGRKTKNFCFIGGCSLNIKWNSAIRESGLFDDVFVSPFTNDTGSAIGAACCEMIHQTGHPHLNWSVYSGPMVIQNNPAEGWESRACTVSQLAELLHATDEPVVVLNDRAELGPRALGNRSILAAAVRPDMKDRLNAIKQREDYRPVSPICIEEHAPAIFSPGTRDPYMLFDHMLRDEWVERIPAIRHLDGTARLQTVSREDNPLIYDLLHAYEKLSGIPVLCNTSANLLGSGFFPDVRSATEWNGTRYVWCNETLYEKQ; via the coding sequence ATGTTATTCTGCGGACTGAAATTAACGCATGATGGTAGTGTAGCCTTGATTGAGGATAACAAGCTTATTTTCAGCTATGAAGTTGAAAAATTCAATAACAACAAACGCTACAGCGAAATTCCTGATTTAGATTTTGTTGAAGAAGCACTTAACCTGCATGGCTATACCTCGGCAGATGTGGATCGGTTTGTTATTGACGGCTGGGCCGGATTGAAGGAAAGCAGGGTGGATACGCGTTCTCATGGGCAGGAGTTGTCCCTTTCGGTTGCGCCTTACCGCGAAGTATCGCTTTCAGCGGACGCACTCCAAGCCTATTCGGGCAGTGGACTTGTTATTGGAGAGAAATCCTTCGATTATACCAGCTATATGCATGCAACCACACATATCGCCAGCACCTATTGTGCGAGCCCTTATGCGGTGAACAAGGAGCCGTCTTACGCGCTTGTATACGATGGAGGTATGTACCCGCGTTTTTATTACTTTGATCCAGCGAACGAAAGATTAGAAAACCTGGGCCCTCTCTTCATGTACATCGGCAACATTTATTCACTGTTTTCGCTGCACTTTGAGCCTTTCCTTCGCGGAGGACAAGGACCACGTGTGGATGATCTTTCGGTAGCGGGCAAGGTTATGGCCTATATAGCCAAGGGGCGGGTACGTTCAGAGCTGCTCGAACAGTTTGAGTTGACGTATGCGCGGCATTTTTCACCCTCCATGGAGTTTAACTGGACCTTTTCCCAGGAAATCAAGCGATATGTAGATGAGCATCATATTCCGCATGCAGACGCTTTGGCGTCTTTCCATCAGTATTTGGAGCAGCTTCTTGTAACCTCGCTGGAGGCGAGTGTGACCAAGCATGGGCGCAAAACAAAGAACTTTTGCTTTATAGGAGGCTGTTCTCTGAATATTAAATGGAACAGTGCGATTCGAGAAAGCGGGTTATTTGATGATGTGTTTGTTTCTCCATTTACGAATGACACAGGCTCGGCCATTGGTGCTGCTTGTTGTGAGATGATTCATCAGACAGGTCATCCCCATTTGAATTGGTCTGTATACAGCGGGCCGATGGTCATCCAAAATAATCCAGCGGAAGGCTGGGAATCACGTGCTTGTACGGTGTCACAGCTCGCGGAGCTGCTGCATGCGACAGATGAGCCAGTTGTCGTGCTGAATGATCGGGCGGAACTGGGACCACGTGCGCTGGGGAATCGCAGTATACTGGCAGCTGCCGTTCGACCGGATATGAAAGACCGCCTGAATGCCATTAAGCAACGGGAGGACTATCGTCCAGTCTCACCGATCTGCATAGAGGAGCATGCGCCTGCTATTTTTTCGCCAGGAACCCGCGATCCGTATATGCTGTTTGACCATATGCTGCGTGACGAATGGGTGGAACGCATTCCGGCAATCCGTCATCTGGATGGCACAGCACGCTTGCAAACAGTAAGTCGGGAGGACAATCCGCTAATTTATGATTTGCTGCATGCGTACGAGAAATTAAGCGGTATTCCAGTCCTGTGCAATACCAGTGCCAATCTGCTTGGCAGCGGCTTTTTCCCGGATGTGCGTTCTGCAACCGAGTGGAACGGAACCCGATATGTCTGGTGCAATGAAACGTTATACGAAAAGCAGTAG